The following are encoded in a window of Microbacterium sp. LWO13-1.2 genomic DNA:
- a CDS encoding substrate-binding domain-containing protein — protein MTAAARHDAILRELELRGSVQSSSLAPRLGVTPMTLWRDLVVLEERGLLARVHGGAISLAVAQQQAAHTQGSVARARPVATIGMIVPTTNYYFPEVIRGASQAARELNCRLVVGATNYSPEEEYRQAERLIASGVDALMITPHDVIVDRSPLQRILEQADVPVVMVERSVDEHIAGRLEWVRTDHAHGAEVAVRHLAEQGHTGIALAARPSATVAGLDAGFRRAMGEIDQESAVALRHDLARPPFGESAEIAELDALLSTCVEQGVTAAILLGDSDAMAFVDLVLERGLRVPEDFAVIAYDDEVSAFAAVPLTAVAPPKHELGHAALRLCVDRLKQVAGTPHTIVRMALLPSLVVRESTVRAI, from the coding sequence CGTCACGCCCATGACGCTCTGGCGCGATCTGGTCGTGCTGGAGGAACGAGGTCTGCTGGCGCGCGTGCACGGCGGAGCGATCTCGCTCGCCGTGGCCCAGCAGCAGGCGGCGCATACGCAGGGCTCGGTGGCCAGGGCGCGGCCCGTCGCGACCATCGGCATGATCGTCCCGACGACGAACTACTACTTCCCCGAAGTGATCCGCGGAGCGAGCCAGGCCGCCAGGGAATTGAACTGCCGCCTCGTCGTGGGCGCGACGAACTACTCGCCGGAAGAGGAGTACCGCCAGGCCGAGCGTCTCATCGCCAGCGGCGTCGACGCGCTCATGATCACTCCGCATGATGTGATCGTCGACCGATCGCCGCTGCAGCGGATACTCGAACAGGCCGATGTGCCCGTCGTCATGGTCGAGCGGTCGGTGGATGAACACATCGCGGGCCGGCTCGAGTGGGTGCGCACGGATCACGCGCACGGCGCCGAAGTGGCGGTTCGGCATCTCGCCGAACAGGGGCACACGGGCATCGCGCTCGCGGCGAGACCTTCGGCCACGGTCGCGGGCCTCGACGCGGGATTCCGGCGTGCCATGGGCGAGATCGATCAGGAGTCCGCCGTTGCGCTGCGTCATGACCTGGCGCGACCGCCCTTCGGTGAGAGCGCCGAGATCGCGGAGTTGGACGCTCTTCTCAGCACGTGCGTCGAGCAGGGTGTGACGGCGGCCATTCTCCTCGGTGACTCCGATGCCATGGCGTTCGTGGATCTGGTGCTGGAGCGGGGTCTCCGCGTGCCAGAGGACTTCGCGGTCATCGCGTACGACGACGAGGTCTCGGCGTTCGCGGCTGTGCCGCTGACGGCCGTCGCCCCACCGAAGCACGAACTCGGCCACGCGGCTCTGCGGCTCTGTGTCGACCGTCTGAAGCAGGTTGCTGGCACGCCGCACACGATCGTGCGCATGGCCTTGCTTCCCTCGCTGGTGGTCAGGGAATCCACCGTCCGCGCCATCTGA